From a single Adhaeribacter swui genomic region:
- a CDS encoding UDP-2,3-diacylglucosamine diphosphatase, with amino-acid sequence MGVKKRKVDVVVISDVHLGTYGCHAKELLRYLKSIKPKKIILNGDIIDIWQFSKSYWPKAHMQVVKYLTGLIAKGVKVQYITGNHDEMLRKFVGFKMGSFTIQNKLLLELDGQQAWIFHGDVFDVTMQHSRWLAKLGAVGYDLLILINRFVNFLSLKLNGNKISLSRSIKNRVKSAVAFINNFEETAANIAIDNGYDYVVCGHIHHPEIKSITTTAGSVTYLNSGDWIENLTALEYYGGQWHLYRYHDDATLAHQEELPDTASEVLNYPELMQNLMQEFKLKGA; translated from the coding sequence ATGGGCGTAAAAAAAAGAAAAGTGGACGTGGTGGTTATTTCGGATGTGCACCTGGGCACTTACGGCTGCCACGCCAAAGAACTTTTGCGTTACCTGAAAAGCATTAAACCTAAAAAGATTATCCTGAACGGCGATATTATTGATATCTGGCAGTTTAGTAAAAGTTACTGGCCCAAGGCGCACATGCAGGTAGTAAAGTACCTGACGGGTTTAATCGCCAAAGGCGTGAAAGTGCAGTACATTACCGGCAACCACGACGAAATGCTGCGCAAGTTTGTGGGCTTTAAAATGGGTTCATTTACTATCCAGAACAAATTATTACTCGAACTCGACGGGCAACAAGCCTGGATTTTCCACGGCGACGTGTTCGACGTAACTATGCAGCATTCCCGCTGGCTCGCCAAACTGGGCGCCGTGGGCTACGATTTATTAATTCTGATTAACCGCTTCGTTAACTTTTTATCGCTGAAACTCAACGGCAACAAAATATCCTTATCCCGTAGCATTAAAAACCGGGTGAAGAGTGCGGTAGCTTTTATTAACAATTTTGAAGAAACGGCCGCTAATATTGCTATTGACAATGGCTACGATTACGTGGTGTGCGGCCACATTCACCACCCGGAAATAAAATCTATAACTACTACCGCCGGCTCGGTTACTTACCTGAACTCCGGCGACTGGATTGAAAACTTAACCGCCCTGGAATACTACGGCGGCCAATGGCATTTGTACCGCTACCACGACGATGCCACTCTTGCGCACCAGGAAGAACTCCCCGACACGGCATCGGAAGTATTAAACTACCCGGAACTCATGCAAAACTTAATGCAGGAATTTAAATTAAAAGGCGCTTGA
- a CDS encoding glycosyltransferase family protein, which yields MKILYAVQGTGNGHLSRALDIIPILQQRGEVDILVSGCQADVSLPYPVHHQFSGLSFIFGKKGGVDFVKTFGKLNSRAFYQQMRQLPIESYDLVLNDFEPVSAWACYFRKKPCVALSHQSAVLAPQAPQPKKEDVFGKFILKNYAPATHHYGFHFGRFGENIFTPVIRSQVRELTPDNLGHITVYLPAYDDWKLIDQLKNFKNTDWQVFSKHNKTPFRHKNIQVNPIQNEAFVKSMATSTGVLCGAGFETPAEALYLGKKLLAIPMKSQYEQQCNAAALKKMGVPVIPSLKTKHLPVIQEWLENGSVIPVNYPNETEQIIDQILQEHAADKYQPVV from the coding sequence TTGAAAATATTATACGCCGTACAGGGTACCGGCAATGGTCATTTAAGCCGGGCTTTAGATATAATTCCCATTTTACAACAACGCGGCGAAGTTGATATTCTGGTAAGCGGCTGCCAGGCCGATGTATCTTTGCCTTACCCGGTACACCATCAGTTTAGCGGCCTCAGCTTTATTTTCGGCAAAAAAGGCGGAGTTGATTTTGTAAAAACCTTTGGCAAGCTAAACTCCCGGGCCTTTTACCAGCAAATGCGGCAGTTGCCCATTGAGTCGTATGATTTAGTACTGAACGATTTTGAGCCGGTCTCGGCCTGGGCTTGTTACTTTAGAAAGAAGCCTTGCGTGGCCTTGAGTCACCAAAGCGCGGTGTTGGCGCCCCAAGCCCCGCAACCCAAAAAAGAAGATGTTTTCGGTAAGTTTATTTTAAAAAATTACGCGCCGGCCACGCACCACTACGGCTTCCATTTCGGCCGGTTCGGCGAAAATATTTTTACCCCGGTTATCCGGTCGCAGGTACGCGAACTTACGCCGGACAACCTAGGGCATATTACCGTTTACCTGCCCGCCTACGACGACTGGAAGCTGATTGACCAATTGAAAAATTTTAAAAATACGGATTGGCAGGTGTTCTCGAAGCATAACAAAACGCCTTTCCGGCACAAAAACATTCAGGTAAACCCGATTCAAAACGAAGCTTTCGTGAAAAGCATGGCTACCAGCACGGGCGTATTGTGCGGCGCTGGTTTTGAAACGCCCGCCGAAGCTTTATACCTGGGTAAGAAACTGCTAGCCATTCCCATGAAAAGTCAGTATGAACAACAATGCAACGCGGCGGCTTTAAAAAAAATGGGCGTACCGGTTATTCCATCGCTTAAAACCAAACACTTGCCGGTTATTCAGGAGTGGCTCGAAAATGGCTCGGTGATCCCGGTAAATTACCCGAACGAAACCGAACAAATTATTGATCAGATTTTACAGGAACACGCCGCGGATAAGTACCAGCCAGTAGTTTAG
- a CDS encoding GH1 family beta-glucosidase produces the protein MQQTFLKNTTADKAQTSEQPLTRAAFGETFQWGVSTAAHQIEGAHTADGKGPSIWDTFSGIKGKIQSGHHANHSCDFYNRYGEDICLMDQMNIPNFRFSLAWSRILPKGHGQVNQKGIDYYNRLIDGCLERNIEPWVTLYHWDLPQELEYRGGWTNRDIVSWFQEYAHLCASQFGDRIKYWMVLNEPMVFVGAGYFLGVHAPGRRGIKSFLAATHHAALCQAEGGRILKNALPHAEIGTTYSCSHLEPYRPTLIRDHGATRRADAILNRLFIEPGLGLGYPIADVPYLRRIQEFMRPGDEALLPFEFDFIGIQNYTREMVKYAFFTPFLQAALVPPKKRGVASTVMNWEVYPPAIYHILHKYNQYPQIKKLIITENGAAFPDQVINGEVNDTQRLHYIQEHLKQVLKAKQEGVKVDGYFVWSFTDNFEWAEGYHPRFGLVYVDFETQQRIVKASGKWYTEFLNPSPFGTYPKNKGGDAAFAL, from the coding sequence ATGCAGCAAACTTTTTTAAAAAATACTACTGCCGATAAGGCCCAAACCAGCGAGCAACCATTAACCCGGGCAGCTTTCGGCGAAACGTTTCAATGGGGTGTTTCTACGGCGGCGCACCAGATTGAGGGCGCCCATACCGCCGATGGCAAAGGGCCTTCTATCTGGGATACTTTTTCGGGCATTAAAGGCAAAATTCAATCGGGTCACCACGCCAACCATTCCTGCGACTTTTACAATCGCTACGGCGAAGATATTTGCCTCATGGACCAGATGAATATCCCGAACTTTAGGTTTTCGCTGGCCTGGTCGCGCATTTTGCCAAAAGGCCACGGTCAGGTAAATCAAAAAGGTATTGATTATTATAACCGATTGATTGATGGTTGCCTGGAACGCAACATTGAGCCCTGGGTAACCCTCTACCACTGGGATTTACCGCAGGAACTCGAATACCGTGGCGGCTGGACTAACCGCGACATTGTTTCCTGGTTTCAGGAATACGCTCATTTGTGCGCCAGCCAATTCGGCGACCGCATCAAATACTGGATGGTACTGAACGAACCCATGGTTTTTGTAGGCGCTGGTTATTTTTTAGGCGTACACGCTCCTGGTCGGCGCGGCATTAAATCTTTTCTGGCGGCTACTCACCACGCCGCGCTTTGCCAAGCCGAAGGTGGCCGGATTTTAAAAAATGCTTTGCCGCACGCCGAAATTGGCACCACGTATTCTTGTTCCCACCTGGAACCGTACCGCCCCACCCTCATCCGCGATCACGGAGCTACCCGCCGGGCAGACGCTATTCTCAACCGTTTGTTTATAGAACCGGGCTTGGGTTTAGGTTATCCCATCGCCGACGTGCCTTATTTGCGCCGCATCCAGGAATTTATGCGCCCCGGCGACGAGGCTTTGCTGCCTTTTGAATTTGACTTTATCGGCATTCAGAATTATACCCGCGAAATGGTTAAGTACGCGTTCTTCACGCCTTTTCTGCAGGCAGCTTTGGTGCCCCCTAAAAAGCGCGGGGTAGCTTCTACTGTGATGAACTGGGAAGTGTACCCGCCCGCTATTTACCACATCCTGCACAAGTACAACCAGTACCCGCAGATCAAGAAATTAATCATTACCGAAAACGGCGCCGCTTTCCCCGACCAAGTGATTAACGGCGAGGTAAACGACACGCAACGGTTACACTACATTCAGGAACATTTAAAGCAAGTACTCAAAGCCAAACAAGAAGGCGTAAAGGTTGACGGTTATTTTGTATGGTCGTTCACGGATAATTTTGAATGGGCTGAAGGCTACCACCCCCGGTTTGGC